Within the Synergistaceae bacterium genome, the region CACCGCAGCAAGCGCCGCTACCTTCGGACATTCTACGCCGAACGCATGGGCGAGTTCGACTACGTTATTTATGATATCGACTTTTACTTTGAGCTCAGGATACATGTTGAACGCTGGGTCTGAGATGAAAAATATGCGGTCGTATCCCTTTACCTCATGGATGTAGACATGTGAGAGCGTCTTGCCGGTACGAAGCCCCTTTTCCTTGTTCAGGACCCCGCGGAGGAAGTCCGCCGTGGAGACCATTCCCTTCATAACGATCTGCGCCTGTCCGCTGGAGACAATTTCTACCGCCTTAAGCGCGGAGGCCGCTCCACCGCCCTTTTCGTCTATAACATCGTAGTTTGCAAGATCTATGCCAAGCTTTTTGGCGACCTCACTGATTTTATCTGCATCGCCTACAAGGAAGGAGTTGGCTATTCCGGCCCTGCGCGCGTTCTCTACCGCTTCCATTACCTCTTCATCTTCGGCGCAGGCCACGCTGATTTTCTTGGGGCCTACTTGTTTTGCATAATCAACCAGTGCATTAAGAGTACGGATCTGTTCCATTTCAAAAAAACCTCCCTGATATTATATTGTTCGGGCAGAATTTGCCCCTATCGTTCAAAAACACGCTGATATGGTAATTATACACTTTTATTTCACTCTCGCAGATCCATTTGCTTCAATTACAGCGGTACAATATATGGCTTCAAAAGAAAGTGGCGCTTATGCTATGCATATTTTTCTTTATCATTAATGTCCATCTCTTTATAAAAAGCTTCTATCCTGTTCAATATATATTTACGCTTTTCTTTTTCACTTAAACCTTCGGGGATGTCGGCTGGATCTATCGGATCGCCGAAGACAA harbors:
- a CDS encoding 1-acyl-sn-glycerol-3-phosphate acyltransferase, which gives rise to GTLQPLEGGVAIMSLKTGAPVIPTWVGGTFRALAPHMKFPRPRKLYVVFGDPIDPADIPEGLSEKEKRKYILNRIEAFYKEMDINDKEKYA
- the ptb gene encoding phosphate butyryltransferase; protein product: MEQIRTLNALVDYAKQVGPKKISVACAEDEEVMEAVENARRAGIANSFLVGDADKISEVAKKLGIDLANYDVIDEKGGGAASALKAVEIVSSGQAQIVMKGMVSTADFLRGVLNKEKGLRTGKTLSHVYIHEVKGYDRIFFISDPAFNMYPELKVKVDIINNVVELAHAFGVECPKVAALAAVEVVNFDMPPTVDAAILTQMNRRGQIKGCIVDGPLALDNAVSPESARHKGIKSDVAGYADILHVPNIESGNILAKAIVYFAENKTAGIVLGAAAPVVLTSRADSAEAKLFSIASAVVLAAHKGR